The sequence AGCTTCTATTTCCCCCTCACCACGAGCATCATCATCAGCATCATTCTCACCATACTTTTTTCCATATTCAGAAAGTAAGGAGGACATATGAAAAAGAAGGGATTCATTGCAGTACTTATCATGGTTTTTGTCTACGCCTTCACCCTTTCGGCCCTTGCCCAAACCACCGATACCGGTAAAAAAGGGAAAGGCGGAAAAGCCTCGAAGCAAAAAGTGGAGAAGCAGGAATCTGCGGAAGAGACGTTTAAGAAGATGTTTCCCCAGGTGAAGATCGATTCCATCCAGCCGACGGATATAAAGGGGATTTACGAGATCACCTCGGGCCCGAATATCGCCTATTTTGCGCCTGACCCCGGCTATCTCATCGTGGGCGAGATCAGAGACCGGACCGGCGTCTCCCTTACGGCCAAACGCCGGGAGCAGCTCCAGGCCGCGACCTACGGGACAATGGCGGTAAAGGCGAAGGAACTCCCCCTCGATAAGGCAGTCAAGATCGGAGAGGGAAAGGGCAAGGTCATAGAGTTTACCGACCCGGATTGTCCTTACTGCAGGAAGGCCTCGGAATTTTTCAATAAAC is a genomic window of Syntrophorhabdaceae bacterium containing:
- a CDS encoding DsbC family protein, whose protein sequence is MKKKGFIAVLIMVFVYAFTLSALAQTTDTGKKGKGGKASKQKVEKQESAEETFKKMFPQVKIDSIQPTDIKGIYEITSGPNIAYFAPDPGYLIVGEIRDRTGVSLTAKRREQLQAATYGTMAVKAKELPLDKAVKIGEGKGKVIEFTDPDCPYCRKASEFFNKQKDVTRYVFFMPLPNHPDAENKVRYVFCATDKAAAYEEAMTGKLDGKKYEVCKTPEVDGLLALHKEWAVKLGINSTPFFIVNDQVVSGADIPKLEQALKQNSK